GGTTACCTCATGGGCATCGTCGACGTTGGCGGCTACGATTCCAGTTTGGTGGGTTTGGTCGCGCTGGAGGTAGTCGGGGCTCAGGCCTTTGCCGGCCAGGAAGCCGAGCAGCTCGTTACCGGGGTCATCGTCGCCGATGCGGCTGATGAGCTGGGTTGGAACGCCGAGCTGACGCAGGTGGATGGCCACGTTAGCAGGAGCACCGCCGGGCTGCTGGCCGGTGGGCAGCACGTCCCAGAGGATTTCGCCGAAGCAGACGATGTTTGGGGTAGACATACGCGAACAAGAGAGTAGCCAGAACAGCAGGTTAAGCCTGGCAAAGAAACCTTGCGGACGGCAGTTATTCTGGCTGTCATCCTTTGGCTGTGCATTAGAATGACAGCCAGAATAAAACACCCCATTAACTCAGTCCTGTAACCCTTTGCCCCTGAGAATGTGCGGGGTGTATTTTTCAATTCTGGCCGTGCGGGTTTTGGCTTGTTTGGGGGCCGAGAAATACAGCAGGTAGCCACGCTGGCGGCCGGGGGTCAGGGTATGGAACGCGGCTTTCAGCGCGGCATCACGGGCCAGGGCGTCTTGCAGCTCTTCGGGCATGGCAAATTCTGAAGTTGGCTTGAAACTGACTTTCAGCCCCGCTTTTTCTACTGCTATTGCCTCCTTGATGTAGGCTTGCAGAACGGTCTCCAGCTTGGCTATTTCCCGAACATCGGTAAACCGGATTTGACGGGCGGCCTGCACGTTCTGGGTTTGCTGGACCAGAATGCCGTTGGGGTCAGAGAGCAAGGCGCCGTTGAAAAAATTGAGGGCGCAATAGTCCTTGAAGGCGTGGATCAGCACAATGTTCTTTTGCGCCAGCGTGTAGCAGGGCACACCCCATTTGAGCTCTTCGGCGAGGCCGCAGCCGAGTAGCAGGGCCCGCAATTCGCGCAGCTCCTGCCCCCACCGGTTGACGTTGCAGGCGGGCGTACTGACCAGGGCGCAACGGCCGCAGCCGTCGGTGAAATAAAAGTCAACGGAGGGAGCCATGTCGGTTAGTAGCTAGGAGTCGTAATTCGTCTACCGGCGGGCCGGAAATACCACGACAGGACCGTTAGAACCAGCAGGAGCAGAGCGGGGAGCAGTTCCTTTACCGGGTCGTGAGCGGCCAGATGAGAAAATACGGCTCCGGACATCATGAAGAAAAAGCCGGCGTAGGCCCATTCTTTCAGCAAGGCAAACCGTGGAATTAGCAGGGCAATGACGCCCAGCAGTTTCCAGATTCCGAGCAGCAGCAGGCAGTAGGCCGGGTAGCCCAGGCTGGCCATGGAAGCGGCTTCGGCCTGGGGGTTGAGCACCTGTACCAGCCCGGTGGATACCATGCCTAGCGCCAGCCAGGCCGTGCAAATCCAGTACATGAGGTTTTTCTGCTTGCTCATAGCCCTGTTATTGCAGTTTACTGACAATCTCCTGCAAGCGGTTGTGGGCCATATTCAGGCCCTGGGCGAAGGGCAGCTGCAGCTGCTGATTGCGCTGCGCCACGGAGCGGTAAACGATGTGCATGCGCAGCTGGCTGGTATCGTTGGGCAGGCTCTCGAACTCTAAAAATTCGAGCTGGGGGCCAAACGGCGCATTCTCCATTTCGAAGGTTCGGACGATTTTCTGGCCGGGGATAAACTCGTGGATGGTGCCTCCGGCCCGGAACACCACGTGGCCCTGCGCATTGGTGGTTTCAAATTGCCAGCTGCCGTGCTTTCGGTTGTCCAGCTTCAGCACGTTGGTGCCCATCCACTGCCCGATGATTTCCGGGTCGGTGTAGGCCGTGAAGAGCAAGGACACGGGCAGGTCAAAGTCCCGGGTGATAAGCAGGTCCTGCCGGTCATCCGCGGCGCTGATTCGGGTTTTGGGCTTCATCATTATTCCGTTGCTTTGGCCTGGCGCGCCTGGAGAATACTTTCCAGCTGGTTGAATCGCTCGTCCCACATCTGGCGGAACGGCTCGATGAAGTCGGCTATTTCTCTCATGCCAACCGGGTTCAGGTGGTAGTACATTTCCCGGCCTTTCTGCTCTTGCGTAAGCAGCTCGCACTCGGTCAGGATTTGTAGGTGCTTGGACACGGTGGGCCGGGCCGTGTTGAAGCTGGCGGCTATGGCTCCGGCCGTCAGGGACTGGGCGGCCAAGAGCAGCAGAATGGCCCGGCGGGTGGGGTCGGCAATGGCCTGGAAGGCGTCGCGTCGTAAGTTCATCGTGTAGCTATATGACTACAAGTATACATGTAGGCATTTAACTACACAAGTTTTAATACGAGTTTTTTGTTAGCTGCATTCCTAGGCCCGAAACAGCATCTGGCGCTCTTTAGCTACTGGCCGCGCAATACATTACGTCGGAGCGCAGGACGTATTTCACGCCCTGGGTTACTTCGCGGCCGGCGTGGGAGAGGCTGTGGAGGAAAAGCAGGACCATGCCCTGGCGGGGTTGGATGCGCAGGTCGTGAAAGGTGGTGTCGCCGCCCTGAAAGTTGTCGTTGAGGTAGACCATAAACGTGAGCCGGCTGGCCTCGGTGGCGGAGCGAACGTAGCTGCCGTCGTAGTGGCCGCGGAACTGGTGGCCGCACTGGTAGCGGTAGAAGCGGAACAGCTCGTTGAGGCCGCAGGCATGACCAGCGCCTAGCTGGGCGGGTACGAAGTGGACGACTGGGGCTAGGCTTTGGATTTTCGAAAAAAAAGAGGCCCCGGCAGGGGCCTCTTTTGGCAGATCATGGGCTCAGGCGCCGTCCATGCGCACGATTTTGGGCGTGAACGAGCCCAGCACATCCACCAGCTCCTGCTGGCTTTGCATCACTTGGTGAATGTCCTTGTAGGCCATCGGGGCCTCATCTACTCCCCCACCCTGCAGCACCACGTCGTGGTCTTTCAGGTATTGGCGGACCTGGGCTTCGCCGAGTTCCTGCTTGGCCCGGGTGCGCGACATGAGCCGGCCCGCGCCGTGGGAAGCTGAGCCCAGGGATTCGGGCACGCCCCGACCGCGCACGATAAAGCCGGGGGCCGTCATGGAGCCGGGAATGATGCCCAGCACGCCCTGGCCGGCCGGCGTAGCGCCCTTGCGGTGCACGATTACCTCGCGGCCATCGGCCAGCTGCTCTTTCCAGGCGAAGTTGTGGTGGTTTTCCACTTTGGCCAGGGGCCGCTCCCCCAGGGCCTTGGCCAGGCGGTGGTGAATCTGGTGGTGGCAGGCCGAGGCAAAGTCGCCGGCCAGAGTCATGGCGGCCCAGTATTCCTGGCCCAGCTCCCCATCGAGACCCAGCCAGGCCAGATGCTTAGCTTCATTGGGCAGCTGGCAGTTTTCCATGGCCAGCTTGGTGTAGTGGTTGGCGACGGAAGCACCCAGGCCGCGGGAGCCGGAGTGGGAAAGCAGGCCCACGTACTGCCCCACGGCCAGGCCCATGTCGTTGGTCGGGTCGGTGATATCGACGATACCGAACTCTACGAAGTGGTTGCCGGAGCCGGAGGTGCCGATTTGCTCGGCGGCCGTAGCCTGCTTGTTGCGCAGGAAGGGCACGTCGCGGAACGTGTCGCTGTCCAGCACTTCGTGGCTTAGCTTCTTGCCCCGGTCGAAGCCGGTGCGGTTGCCGAAGCGGGTGTTGTCGAGCAGCAGCTTTTGCAATTCCTGCACCCGCTGGCTGATAAACTTGGGCGGCAGAGCAAACACCGACAAGGCCATACGGCAGCCGATGTCAACGCCCACGGCGTAGGGAATGACGGCATTATCAGTAGCCAGCACGCCCCCAATGGGTAGGCCGTAGCCGTGGTGGGCATCGGGCATCAGGGCCCCGGCGACGGTCACAGGCAGCTTCATGGCCGTGTCCATCTGGTGCAGGGCGCCGGGCTCAATGTGCTCGGCCCCGTAGAGGGCATAAGGCTTGCGGGCTACCAGCTCGATGTGGCGCGACGGGGGCGGCAGCAGGGCAGCGGCCACGTGGCTCCAGTCGAGGTGGGTGGCAAACTCGTGGGGAGCGGCCAGGATATGCTGGAGCAGGGCCAGCTGGTCGGTGAGGGAAATTTTCTTGAGGTGCTTGCGCTGGAGCTGGGCCAGGGCAAGGCCGATGGCGCGGCCTTCGGGGAAGCCAAGCTGCCGAAGGTCGTTGCCGCGTAATTGGTGGGCCATAAGAATGGAGTCCGCAGACGTGAAGTTGAAGAAAAAACGGCTGGCAATGAGGCAGCGGCACCCTCATTTCGGTGCCGCTGCCGGGCCGCGTGTTGAGCGTGAAAAAAGCTGCTCCGACCCGGAGCAACGGGCCGCCCGCGTCGCAGTGGGGTACTTGCGTACTACCCGACGGGACAGGTCGAAGGAGCGCGGACGTACGGCATCCGGGCCGGAAAAGCAGTTTGCCGGGCTTAGGAAACG
Above is a genomic segment from Hymenobacter cellulosivorans containing:
- a CDS encoding YdeI/OmpD-associated family protein, with product MAPSVDFYFTDGCGRCALVSTPACNVNRWGQELRELRALLLGCGLAEELKWGVPCYTLAQKNIVLIHAFKDYCALNFFNGALLSDPNGILVQQTQNVQAARQIRFTDVREIAKLETVLQAYIKEAIAVEKAGLKVSFKPTSEFAMPEELQDALARDAALKAAFHTLTPGRQRGYLLYFSAPKQAKTRTARIEKYTPHILRGKGLQD
- a CDS encoding 2OG-Fe(II) oxygenase; the encoded protein is MPKEAPAGASFFSKIQSLAPVVHFVPAQLGAGHACGLNELFRFYRYQCGHQFRGHYDGSYVRSATEASRLTFMVYLNDNFQGGDTTFHDLRIQPRQGMVLLFLHSLSHAGREVTQGVKYVLRSDVMYCAASS
- a CDS encoding ArsR/SmtB family transcription factor; this encodes MNLRRDAFQAIADPTRRAILLLLAAQSLTAGAIAASFNTARPTVSKHLQILTECELLTQEQKGREMYYHLNPVGMREIADFIEPFRQMWDERFNQLESILQARQAKATE
- a CDS encoding RtcB family protein translates to MAHQLRGNDLRQLGFPEGRAIGLALAQLQRKHLKKISLTDQLALLQHILAAPHEFATHLDWSHVAAALLPPPSRHIELVARKPYALYGAEHIEPGALHQMDTAMKLPVTVAGALMPDAHHGYGLPIGGVLATDNAVIPYAVGVDIGCRMALSVFALPPKFISQRVQELQKLLLDNTRFGNRTGFDRGKKLSHEVLDSDTFRDVPFLRNKQATAAEQIGTSGSGNHFVEFGIVDITDPTNDMGLAVGQYVGLLSHSGSRGLGASVANHYTKLAMENCQLPNEAKHLAWLGLDGELGQEYWAAMTLAGDFASACHHQIHHRLAKALGERPLAKVENHHNFAWKEQLADGREVIVHRKGATPAGQGVLGIIPGSMTAPGFIVRGRGVPESLGSASHGAGRLMSRTRAKQELGEAQVRQYLKDHDVVLQGGGVDEAPMAYKDIHQVMQSQQELVDVLGSFTPKIVRMDGA
- a CDS encoding SRPBCC family protein — encoded protein: MKPKTRISAADDRQDLLITRDFDLPVSLLFTAYTDPEIIGQWMGTNVLKLDNRKHGSWQFETTNAQGHVVFRAGGTIHEFIPGQKIVRTFEMENAPFGPQLEFLEFESLPNDTSQLRMHIVYRSVAQRNQQLQLPFAQGLNMAHNRLQEIVSKLQ
- a CDS encoding DoxX family protein; this encodes MSKQKNLMYWICTAWLALGMVSTGLVQVLNPQAEAASMASLGYPAYCLLLLGIWKLLGVIALLIPRFALLKEWAYAGFFFMMSGAVFSHLAAHDPVKELLPALLLLVLTVLSWYFRPAGRRITTPSY